A single window of Leishmania panamensis strain MHOM/PA/94/PSC-1 chromosome 35 sequence DNA harbors:
- a CDS encoding hypothetical protein (TriTrypDB/GeneDB-style sysID: LpmP.35.3800), with the protein MVVGQPVSTAQGSSPSLSTSLQEPFLRYDPKECWRSANGPVVEEARPMLRNRYFNMDHLALWKPSLLASLGEKCHRAVYVNEYHALLCSRRLVLVHNNGRYIIFPPFCDTLNDAYAERVSEKCTLVLAAVASGVHVALVRDSDSQKPDTLQSVFCPTASAVACIHHLGTNLYGLCCENCSVESLAVTLNNMHLPHPGLHANVLPNRHGWVQAAYDYLSPKRYVHSLFDRHNGYLVMLSSRNVSLWMYSDAFHLQLECSTALPREAVLAIVPLLQDEYGETEVAVLITGSGGRVPVHLRTTTGKRGNSWSLSLGELRGLPCGVTNTMVSLACACDSSLLLADQRTSSLLLVTHCEPFCEAPYSSITHVVTQHFLGKPICGVGVEKSVRDGGSFITFTVYCGDSTIVRLGRMPRGQLLQQYFAATVAGGIDALCSLEPQVRVDLLLDAVLCGLPISYLSQFLDPLLHPRAATVCALRLSDGARGIIRHTMRGLRELSRSCLSFHYWGLKEELAQSRSRVEKSCTILTEVLNRGGWLDCPTRQQLAWDGDLLVRVDGTLTDTSAVDAQAEVLQQLLSSVRHATTIAWLYGLLLETGATYRFSDRLEDLLWKSDPVGVQVSLCMNLLERRNKGITDKLLQKEYVLPQRCRLAVTLLSLVLDKSLEPVMTYTRRHILDLVEYDLLSYTTDLLESSFPTSQPRIRLLVYRYPHNQSVSSDILSMVEAISSTSELYNTLVTILGDAACDGELTAVLLDWMERHTLADHRILTFAKVVADMRLCVDPAHTLTGRFFSSVKQQANGNAQQAALRFAELARSDLSVPLDGRLLAIEHAIAAAPSDGDRLIQFLLLLQQQLARLIAEHLTVGKNLVSARGTVEADLQVLQEHYVTENFLFELAGRYKELGGCIIQLDLLKIHSDSAELLITNALTGVLTFLRAVGLSAPQAVQRVLREYLGTFQTSLPLFPFVEFLAFDGQSPARAIDELEKVGVPLLTIFDTFMSLLDGHRNPLFQIGDTVLALGQLVPKISPNVQHICAAHLLECSRSMLAGEQRAVVLSEKDVHTIKYIGDDMRKLSQRSQAAF; encoded by the coding sequence ATGGTGGTGGGGCAGCCAGTGTCGACAGCACAGGGCAGTTCGCCGAGCCTCTCCACATCTCTGCAAGAGCCTTTCCTACGCTACGATCCGAAAGAATGTTGGCGCAGCGCCAATGGACCAGTGGTAGAGGAAGCACGTCCGATGCTGAGGAACCGATACTTCAACATGGACCATCTCGCCCTGTGGAAGCCGTCTCTGCTCGCGTCTCTCGGCGAAAAATGCCATCGCGCCGTGTATGTGAACGAGTATCATGCGCTTCTGTGTAGCCGACGACTGGTTCTGGTGCATAACAACGGCCGCTACATTatctttccccccttttgcgACACTCTGAATGATGCCTACGCGGAAAGGGTGTCCGAGAAGTGCACGCTAGTGCTCGCGGCTGTCGCATCTGGCGTCCACGTGGCCCTCGTTCGAGACTCTGACAGCCAGAAACCTGATACCCTCCAGAGCGTCTTCTGTCCTACCGCGTCTGCAGTCGCCTGCATTCATCACCTCGGAACGAACCTCTATGGCTTGTGCTGTGAGAACTGCAGCGTGGAGAGTTTGGCAGTCACGCTCAACAACATGCACTTGCCGCACCCTGGGCTGCACGCGAATGTGTTGCCCAACCGACATGGCTGGGTCCAGGCGGCTTACGACTATCTGTCCCCGAAGAGATACGTGCACAGCCTCTTCGACCGGCACAACGGGTATCTCGTGATGCTGTCGAGTCGGAATGTGTCGCTGTGGATGTACAGCGACGCATTTCATTTGCAGCTCGAGTGCTCCACAGCCCTTCCCCGGGAGGCGGTTCTAGCGATTGTGCCCCTACTGCAGGATGAATATGGAGAGACGGAGGTGGCTGTTCTCatcaccggcagcggcgggcgTGTGCCGGTGCATTTGCGCACAACGACAGGCAAGCGCGGCAATTCGTGGTCGCTCTCCCTGGGTGAGCTGCGCGGTCTTCCTTGTGGAGTGACGAACACAATGGTCTCACTGGCGTGCGCTTGCGATTCATCGCTGCTTTTAGCGGACCagcgcacctcctctttgcttcttgTGACGCACTGTGAGCCATTTTGCGAGGCACCTTACAGTTCCATCACGCACGTTGTCACACAGCACTTCCTGGGCAAGCCGATCTGTGGCGTTGGCGTCGAGAAGAGCGtccgcgacggcggcagctttATCACCTTTACTGTGTACTGCGGGGACTCGACAATTGTACGACTGGGTCGCATGCCTCGtggtcagctgctgcagcaatATTTTGCGGCCACCGTAGCGGGCGGGATAGATGCTCTTTGCTCGCTTGAGCCGCAGGTACGGGTAGACCTTCTCCTTGACGCTGTACTTTGTGGCCTCCCGATCTCGTATCTATCTCAGTTCCTCgacccccttctccacccgagggcggcgacggtatgcgcgctgcgcctctcaGATGGCGCGCGTGGCATAATCCGGCACACAATGCGGGGCTTGAGAGAGTTGTCGCGTTCGTGCTTGTCGTTTCACTACTGGGGActgaaggaggagctggcgcagtCGAGGTCGAGGGTGGAGAAAAGTTGCACCATTCTCACCGAGGTGCTGAACCGTGGTGGCTGGCTGGACTGCCCTACACGGCAACAACTAGCGTGGGACGGAGACCTTCTGGTGCGCGTAGACGGCACGCTCACAGACACGAGTGCTGTGGATGCCCAGGCAGAGGTTCTGCAGCAGTTGCTATCCTCGGTGAGGCACGCTACGACGATCGCGTGGCTTTACGGCTTGCTGTTGGAGACCGGGGCCACCTATCGATTTTCCGACCGACTGGAGGACCTACTGTGGAAGAGCGACCCGGTAGGGGTGCAAGTATCGCTGTGCATGAATCTACTGGAAAGGCGCAACAAGGGCATCACGGACAAGCTCTTGCAGAAGGAGtacgtgctgccgcagcgctgccgcctcgctgtGACCCTCTTGTCACTGGTGCTGGACAAGTCACTTGAACCTGTCATGACATACACGCGACGGCATATCCTCGACCTCGTGGAGTATGATCTTCTCTCGTACACGACGGACCTCCTCGAGTCAAGTTTCCCCACCTCGCAGCCTCGTATCCGCCTTCTGGTCTACCGCTATCCGCACAATCAAAGTGTCTCATCCGACATCTTGTCTATGGTCGAGGCCATTTCGTCAACCAGCGAGCTCTACAACACACTGGTGACAATTCTTGGCGACGCGGCGTGCGACGGCGAGCTCACCGCCGTCCTGCTCGACTGGATGGAGCGTCACACTCTCGCCGACCATCGGATTTTGACGTTCGCGAAGGTTGTCGCGGACATGCGACTCTGCGTCGACCCGGCGCACACCTTGACGGGGCGCTTCTTTTCATCGGTCAAGCAACAGGCGAACGGAAACGcccagcaggcggcgctgcggtttGCCGAGCTGGCACGCAGCGATCTGTCTGTACCCCTTGACGGACGGCTGCTTGCTATAGAACACGccatcgctgcagcgccgtcagaTGGCGATCGACTGATTCAGttcctgttgctgctgcagcagcagctggccagGCTAATCGCCGAGCACCTTACCGTTGGCAAGAACCTCGTCTCAGCGCGCGGCACCGTGGAGGCGGATCTACAGGTGTTGCAGGAGCACTATGTCACTGAGAACTTTCTCTTCGAACTGGCTGGGCGCTACAAAGAGCTGGGCGGGTGCATCATCCAGCTCGACCTGTTGAAGATTCACTCAGACTCAGCTGAGCTGCTGATCACTAATGCGCTGACTGGTGTGCTGACGTTCCTCAGGGCTGTGGGGCTGTCTGCGCCACAGGCGGTGCAACGCGTTCTGCGGGAGTACCTCGGCACCTTTCAGACCtcactgcctctctttccgttTGTGGAGTTTCTTGCCTTTGATGGACAATCCCCTGCCCGTGCCATTGACGAGCTTGAGAAGGttggcgtgccgctgctcaccaTCTTTGACACCTTCATGAGCCTGCTGGACGGGCACCGCAATCCACTTTTTCAGATTGGTGAcacggtgctggcgctggggCAGCTAGTGCCCAAGATCAGCCCTAATGTTCAGCACATCTGCGCAGCGCACTTGCTAGAGTGCAGCCGGAGCATGCTGGCcggagagcagcgcgccgtTGTGTTGTCAGAGAAGGATGTGCACACCATCAAGTACATCGGGGATGACATGCGGAAGCTATCGCAACGGAGCCAGGCAGCATTCTGA
- a CDS encoding hypothetical protein (TriTrypDB/GeneDB-style sysID: LpmP.35.3810) — translation MLRFCLALRAASVQRKPHLFRIDLTSKHTPGRLYLADRAVKSTAADPCFVCLDNAMACQTVDSNAAVVLRSCTTKDRELFQYGRMRFQGMSRALVFRHNHLVFQGIGDASVQTLEMSLHYNDIFALLGGIGADENISEWVRAVEKAVAEGDVEYVAEEMLLQLRCTTEGCTSVVAKISKFSTGLPEPPSYSHPV, via the coding sequence ATGCTCCGCTTTTGCCTTGCACTACGCGCTGCCAGCGTGCAACGGAAGCCCCACTTGTTTCGTATTGATCTGACGTCGAAGCACACGCCAGGTCGCCTCTACCTCGCCGATCGCGCCGTCAAGTCCACTGCCGCGGATCCATGCTTTGTGTGCCTCGATAACGCCATGGCATGCCAGACAGTGGATTCGAACGCTGCGGTTGTGCTGCGCAGTTGCACAACAAAGGATCGGGAACTCTTTCAGTACGGGCGGATGCGCTTTCAAGGCATGAGTCGTGCTCTTGTGTTTCGTCACAACCACCTCGTCTTTCAAGGCATCGGCGACGCCTCCGTGCAGACTCTTGAAATGTCGCTGCACTATAACGACATTTTCGCGCTACTTGGCGGCATTGGCGCGGACGAGAACATATCGGAGTGGGTACGTGCAGTGGAGAAGGCAGTCGCTGAGGGTGACGTGGAGTATGTAGCAGAGGAGatgctgttgcagctgcggtgcaccACGGAAGGCTGCACCTCCGTTGTAGCAAAGATCTCGAAGTTCTCAACAGGCCTGCCCGAGCCGCCGAGCTATTCCCATCCTGTGTAG
- a CDS encoding hypothetical protein (TriTrypDB/GeneDB-style sysID: LpmP.35.3820): MPPKKRSSRRLTLNAGEEYTLVGDGAVQITLQSGLLDVAGVMLDTNRPYTFYLHTDRQAVTLFTLEGAACMLSSDNKVDTHRGVARAGKLVQMTRRTILTAKRTKVLVIGRPRSGKTLAAHTLCNLLMRYGNDKKSVFLIDLNAESNCLYAPGCVSCIQVSEAPLWPGLTASPKLLPLSLYTGAAVRPSASNVNSLLHYYDQLNETVMAYTQEVSGAAAVTASQQSASLYASSLNETRSHVVVDAPAPLADLQEGVWYKKLIEVLRPSHVVIVSSREDGEERWSTFLQEDVQRVLPDCEFLFTDPVAHPCERSSSRELMREYFTGTPFYSLGCSKVVVPLKSLMFVEEASEGSGPGSADGVLMRVVHPDASFQALVCALSHAELLEEAPLAPIAGLVTIVYVDEKNEEVAMLIPAAEEPLLRRLIIVPQSRYRDTLRMTNAQVATMEECVAV; the protein is encoded by the coding sequence ATGCCACCAAAGAAACGTTCCTCACGGCGCCTCACGCTGAATGCTGGCGAGGAGTATACCCTTGTCGGGGACGGCGCCGTGCAAATCACACTCCAGTCGGGTCTGCTGGATGTGGCTGGGGTGATGCTGGACACAAATCGCCCTTACACCTTTTACTTGCACACGGATCGTCAGGCTGTCACACTCTTCACGCTGGAGGGGGCGGCGTGCATGCTGTCGAGTGACAACAAAGTGGATACCCATCGAGGTGTGGCACGGGCGGGCAAGCTGGTGCAGATGACACGACGCACTATTCTCACGGCGAAGCGCACAAAGGTGCTCGTCATTGGCCGCccccgcagcggcaagacGCTCGCCGCACACACTCTGTGCAATCTGCTTATGCGCTACGGCAATGACAAGAAGAGCGTGTTCTTGATCGACTTGAATGCAGAGTCGAATTGCCTCTACGCGCCAGGGTGCGTGTCGTGCATCCAGGTCTCCGAGGCACCACTGTGGCCGGGGCTGACGGCGAGCCCGAAGCTTCTGCCACTTTCCCTCTacaccggtgccgctgttCGCCCCTCTGCGAGTAATGTGAACTCGCTTCTACACTACTACGACCAGTTAAATGAGACAGTCATGGCCTACACTCAGGAGGtaagcggcgctgcggctgtcaCCGCCTCGCAGCAGTCGGCGTCGCTGTATGCGTCATCTCTCAACGAGACTCGGtcgcacgtcgtcgtcgatgccccggcgccgctggcagACCTACAGGAGGGTGTCTGGTACAAGAAGCTCATCGAAGTGCTTCGTCCGTCGCACGTGGTGATCGTCAGCAGCcgcgaggacggcgaggagaGGTGGTCCACCTTTCTGCAGGAGGATGTGCAGCGGGTACTGCCAGATTGTGAGTTTCTCTTCACCGATCCAGTTGCCCACCCGTGCGAGCGTTCGTCGAGTCGTGAACTGATGAGGGAGTACTTCACTGGTACCCCGTTCTACTCTCTAGGCTGCTCTAaagtggtggtgccgctcaAATCGCTCATGTTTGTGGAAGAGGCGAGCGAGGGCTCGGGGCCTGGCAGCGCTGACGGCGTCCTTATGCGTGTGGTGCACCCTGACGCATCTTTCCAAGCTCTTGTGTGCGCTCTTTCCCATGCAGAGCttctggaggaggcgccatTGGCCCCGATTGCCGGTCTGGTGACGATTGTCTACGTTGATgagaagaacgaggaggtggcgatgTTAATCCCGGCCGCAGAGGAGCCTCTGCTGCGTCGTCTGATCATCGTTCCACAGTCTCGCTACCGCGACACGTTGCGAATGACGAATGCACAGGTGGCGACGATGGAGGAGTGCGTGGCGGTCTAA
- a CDS encoding hypothetical protein (TriTrypDB/GeneDB-style sysID: LpmP.35.3830) yields MRASVRVRETHRLGWRLRAKRAVESAIRKYVPDPRDNPLTEVPMSSETYSKTHQQQEGSVRIGIRPGQSIEDYMAERDRKWLDQQRLIFEQRIKDDNLPTTKDGLPFVGAGSREHYMDIDSANKLVRTPEPKDYEMDEETVLLRRQLQVENEAEYRKFVAEAKRSDIAAEETQKRRRPHPSDPSYDPFKLTPGYRPQDSTALAQWLKRQRESGKSASGLSLQTKEGQERFYNEEKMATQYNANPFANRIETPRGMSTMRITAYSPDSVFINDKEVIGSCIVTEKGYYHWNVGSFEEVNERTLSVLLHMYPVPDVVFLGTGRNLHFIDEDLRIAFQKRGTVIHCLTTSQACGHFGVQLSVSRRSALAIINPIPTNGYGVECFGDFIENDMFSLSDTQLGISPMRQFSPSLFRQNKVAEKYRATQGTGIGPQYHQLSDGRLVRPGTSYTKLRPMLEPGETVDWEKLPSYYHWYPKEELHDYIENTTWREIKGRPTGEPLEKRLRKAISGGTYEKDEAPAPDLMPWNSATIPITKFPHERNDEEIIVEDPKTGRIIGMERDTYERWKRMMGERCAGLPESDPVEYDQERYVTNKDGVVFDLSKMKYRPIFEGRWNPRRQQSTGRTNPIMT; encoded by the coding sequence ATGCGGgccagcgtgcgcgtgcgcgagaCGCACAGGCTAGGATGGCGCTTGCGGGCAAAGCGTGCTGTGGAGAGTGCTATTCGAAAGTATGTTCCCGACCCGCGCGACAATCCGCTCACGGAGGTGCCAATGAGCTCAGAGACTTACTCAAAgacgcatcagcagcaggagggtAGCGTGCGCATCGGCATCCGGCCTGGACAGTCAATCGAGGATTACATGGCGGAACGTGACCGCAAGTGGCtcgaccagcagcgcctcatTTTCGAACAGCGCATCAAGGACGACAATCTTCCCACTACGAAGGATGGCCTTCCATTCGTCGGTGCAGGCTCGCGAGAGCACTACATGGACATCGACTCAGCGAACAAGCTCGTACGCACCCCTGAGCCGAAAGACTACGAGATGGATGAAGAAACGgtactgctgcggcgccagcTACAGGTGGAGAACGAGGCCGAGTACCGCAAGTTCGTGGCGGAAGCAAAGCGTTCCGACATCGCTGCGGAGGAGACGCAGAAGCGGCGTCGCCCGCACCCTAGTGACCCGAGCTACGACCCCTTCAAGCTGACCCCCGGGTACCGTCCGCAGGATagcacggcgctggcgcagtggcTGAAGCGCCAGCGGGAGTCTGGCAAGTCAGCAAGCGGCCTCTCGCTGCAGACAAAGGAGGGCCAGGAGCGTTTCTACAATGAGGAAAAAATGGCGACGCAGTACAACGCAAACCCATTTGCCAACCGCATCGAGACTCCACGTGGCATGTCGACGATGCGCATCACCGCCTACTCCCCTGACAGCGTTTTCATCAACGACAAGGAGGTGATTGGGTCGTGCATCGTGACGGAGAAAGGCTACTACCACTGGAACGTGGGCAGTTTCGAAGAGGTGAATGAGCGGACGCTGTCGGTGCTGTTGCACATGTACCCAGTGCCGGATGTGGTGTTCCTCGGCACCGGCCGCAACTTGCACTTCATCGACGAGGATCTTCGAATTGCCTTCCAGAAGCGCGGCACTGTGATTCACTGTTTGACGACTTCCCAAGCGTGCGGCCACTTCGGCGTCCAGCTCTCCGTGTCACGTCGCTCCGCCTTGGCGATCATTAACCCCATACCCACGAACGGCTACGGTGTGGAGTGCTTCGGCGACTTTATAGAGAACGATATGTTTTCCTTGTCGGATACCCAGCTTGGCATTTCTCCGATGCGCCAGTTCTCTCCGTCCCTCTTCCGGCAGAACAAGGTTGCCGAGAAGTACAGGGCGACGCAGGGCACAGGCATCGGCCCGCAGTATCACCAACTAAGTGACGGCCGTCTTGTGCGTCCTGGGACGAGCTACACGAAGCTTCGACCGATGCTTGAGCCAGGTGAGACGGTGGACTGGGAGAAGCTACCGTCGTACTACCACTGGTACccgaaggaggagctgcacgactACATCGAGAACACGACGTGGCGCGAAATCAAGGGCAGGCCGACCGGCGAGCCGTTGGAGAAGCGCCTCAGAAAGGCgatcagcggcggcacctaTGAGAAAGATGAGGCCCCAGCGCCAGACCTCATGCCGTGGAACTCGGCCACGATTCCGATCACCAAGTTTCCACATGAGCGAAACGACGAGGAGATCATCGTCGAGGACCCCAAGACGGGCCGCATCATCGGCATGGAGCGCGATACGTATGAGCGCTGGAAGCGCATGATGGGGGAGCGCTGCGCAGGATTGCCTGAGAGTGACCCGGTTGAGTACGATCAGGAGCGCTACGTCACCAACAAGGACGGTGTTGTCTTCGACCTCTCCAAGATGAAGTACCGACCCATCTTCGAGGGACGGTGGAACCCACGCCGGCAACAGAGTACCGGGCGCACGAATCCGATCATGACATAA